The following are encoded in a window of Geobacter metallireducens GS-15 genomic DNA:
- a CDS encoding epoxyqueuosine reductase, giving the protein MSTDNLALNIREKAMEAGFDHCGIVKIDALADYVSRLEERAAAFPRSKPFYDFLSKLGTPQAAHEWGKSVIVCAMRYGKYRIPNRADRHIGKLYLYGGYRQPAYSQEYAGMAGFEAFLAAEGIRFAKDVFGIAPARLCAAQANLGVIRNNNFLYTEHGSWVWLETWLIDRELEYRESPNTLPSCPPGCSKCIDACPTGALKAPFLTDMGTCIARLTYSPSGEAPEPLRESMGTWLYGCDECQNACPMNKGRWEEKEEYPRLEELSRHISLEKIAEMDEHAVSDILSPMFWIIGKEKLWMWKCNVIRAMVNGKDPGHHSTIRKLCDDGNENVRRTAEWACRQLGI; this is encoded by the coding sequence ATGAGTACTGACAATCTTGCGCTAAACATCAGAGAGAAGGCGATGGAGGCCGGTTTCGACCACTGCGGGATCGTGAAAATAGATGCCTTAGCGGACTATGTCTCGCGGCTCGAAGAGCGTGCGGCTGCATTTCCCCGATCGAAGCCTTTTTACGACTTCCTTTCCAAGCTCGGGACACCGCAGGCAGCTCACGAGTGGGGAAAGTCGGTCATCGTCTGCGCCATGCGGTACGGGAAGTACCGGATTCCGAACCGGGCGGATAGGCACATCGGCAAGCTCTACCTGTACGGAGGATACAGGCAGCCCGCTTATTCCCAGGAATATGCGGGCATGGCCGGGTTCGAGGCATTTCTCGCTGCGGAAGGGATAAGGTTCGCAAAAGACGTTTTCGGGATCGCCCCGGCGCGGCTTTGCGCAGCACAGGCGAATTTGGGGGTGATCCGGAACAATAACTTCCTCTACACCGAGCACGGCTCGTGGGTGTGGCTGGAAACGTGGCTCATCGACAGGGAACTGGAATACCGGGAGAGCCCGAATACGCTTCCGTCCTGTCCGCCCGGCTGTTCCAAATGCATTGACGCCTGTCCCACCGGTGCGCTGAAGGCGCCGTTTCTGACAGACATGGGTACGTGCATCGCCCGGCTCACCTACAGCCCGTCCGGCGAAGCCCCCGAGCCTCTGCGGGAAAGCATGGGCACCTGGCTGTACGGCTGCGACGAGTGCCAGAATGCATGCCCCATGAACAAGGGAAGATGGGAGGAAAAGGAGGAGTACCCGCGGCTGGAGGAACTGTCACGGCACATTTCCCTCGAGAAGATTGCGGAGATGGACGAACATGCCGTTTCAGACATCCTGTCGCCCATGTTCTGGATCATCGGCAAGGAGAAGCTGTGGATGTGGAAATGCAACGTCATACGGGCCATGGTGAATGGCAAGGATCCCGGACACCACTCCACCATTCGGAAGCTGTGCGATGACGGTAACGAGAACGTACGGCGGACGGCGGAGTGGGCGTGCCGCCAGCTCGGCATCTGA
- a CDS encoding HAD family hydrolase: MIEIIAFDGDDTLWHEAPLFQSSVMKFQELLAGYHDNDKLHDLISDKAVSNLKHFGYGIKGFTLSLIETALDVTEDRIPAEKIRNILELGKEMMNAPIDLLDGAKETVDLLSRTYRLILLTKGDLFHQEAKVARSGLGNYFHQLEIVAKKDDHIYERILNKYGIAGDKFMMVGNSVPSDILPALKVGAYAAHIPYHLEWAHETVSDEKRLELQEHQRCFLLETLHSLPEVLNQLSEL, translated from the coding sequence ATGATCGAAATAATAGCTTTTGACGGAGATGACACTCTGTGGCATGAAGCTCCCCTTTTCCAGTCTTCAGTGATGAAATTCCAAGAACTCCTTGCGGGATATCATGACAATGACAAGCTACATGACTTAATCTCTGACAAAGCGGTAAGCAATTTAAAGCATTTCGGATATGGGATAAAGGGATTCACTCTTTCATTGATAGAAACTGCGTTGGATGTCACGGAGGATAGAATCCCGGCTGAGAAAATACGTAACATTTTAGAATTGGGCAAAGAAATGATGAATGCGCCCATTGATCTGTTGGATGGAGCAAAAGAAACCGTCGATCTATTATCGCGGACATACAGACTCATTCTGCTCACCAAAGGGGACCTGTTCCATCAGGAAGCAAAAGTAGCTCGATCGGGGTTAGGCAACTATTTTCATCAACTGGAAATAGTCGCGAAAAAAGACGACCACATCTATGAACGGATATTGAATAAATATGGCATCGCCGGGGATAAATTTATGATGGTTGGTAATTCAGTCCCTTCCGACATCTTGCCTGCGCTCAAGGTCGGCGCATACGCCGCCCATATCCCCTATCATCTTGAATGGGCTCATGAGACAGTTTCGGATGAAAAGCGGCTCGAATTGCAGGAACACCAGAGGTGCTTTCTTCTTGAAACTCTTCACTCGCTTCCCGAAGTCCTGAATCAACTTTCTGAACTTTAA
- a CDS encoding zinc ribbon domain-containing protein — MDYKDIIDIVCALVTTSATVILAFLTSRYVKLTNAIVEESKSSRDPLVYVDIEPSHHYVKLVVGNAGMTAAHDVKVDIQDEVKWERLKQHVFGFQPRERLQSGIPYLAPHRVLQYELGLPKWQELKEKDGILKITIKFRNDRNVLTEKLCQINLSQYLAISMDSFSNSNKDIVRAINDLERSSRQKDTSLKSALHHFTQKKCPMCGEGISLSAKKCPKCLEFIEAAVPAQETIEP, encoded by the coding sequence ATGGACTACAAGGACATCATCGATATTGTTTGCGCCTTGGTGACAACCTCGGCGACTGTAATTTTGGCCTTCCTAACATCCAGATATGTAAAACTCACCAATGCTATTGTGGAAGAAAGCAAAAGCTCAAGAGATCCACTTGTTTACGTGGACATTGAACCATCCCATCACTACGTAAAACTTGTGGTTGGAAATGCCGGAATGACAGCAGCTCACGATGTAAAAGTAGATATTCAAGACGAAGTTAAGTGGGAACGATTGAAGCAGCATGTTTTTGGATTTCAGCCTCGTGAAAGGTTACAGAGCGGGATCCCGTATCTGGCCCCTCATAGGGTCTTACAATATGAATTAGGTTTGCCAAAGTGGCAGGAGTTAAAAGAAAAAGATGGAATTTTAAAAATAACAATCAAGTTTAGAAATGACAGAAATGTCCTTACCGAGAAACTGTGCCAAATTAATCTATCCCAGTACTTGGCGATCTCTATGGATTCATTTTCCAATTCAAATAAAGACATAGTCAGGGCAATTAATGACTTAGAGCGTTCATCAAGGCAGAAAGACACTAGCCTTAAGTCAGCGCTACATCATTTTACTCAAAAGAAATGTCCGATGTGTGGGGAGGGGATATCACTATCTGCGAAAAAATGCCCTAAATGTTTGGAGTTCATTGAAGCAGCCGTTCCAGCACAAGAAACGATTGAGCCGTAA
- a CDS encoding ISL3-like element ISGme6 family transposase: protein MLIKTVLNKFERFKSFIYGDCRLAKVGGSEALVIDIKARRNSKPECPECGKRGKTYDTQPARLFEYVPIWAFKVFFRYAPRRVLCPIHGVKVESLPWGYGKEQMTISYQVYLARWARRLSWKEVAEIFKTSWDSIFRAVQYAVDYGLANRNLDGVTEIGVDEIAVFKGHQYLTMVYQLNAGVRRLLWCGPQRRIRTLLRFFREFGKERSAKLKYVCSDMWAPYLKVIAKRAPNAVNILDRFHIMRKFNEAIDEVRRTEAKEFKAAKQENVLEKGRWLLLKRPENLSEKQTSRLGDLLKLNLSSIKAYLLREDFQQFWDYQRSDFAGKFLDDWVIRTMQTDLEPMKKVARMLRNHKPMILNWFKAKGRLSSGAVEGLNLKAKLTIRKAYGFRTIKCLQVALYHTLGDLPEPLCHHRFC, encoded by the coding sequence ATGCTTATCAAGACTGTACTGAACAAGTTCGAGCGTTTCAAGTCCTTCATTTACGGAGATTGCCGACTGGCGAAAGTCGGCGGCTCAGAAGCACTGGTCATTGACATCAAGGCTCGTCGCAACAGCAAGCCCGAATGCCCGGAATGTGGCAAGCGAGGCAAGACATACGACACGCAACCGGCCCGACTGTTCGAGTATGTGCCGATCTGGGCGTTCAAGGTCTTCTTTCGCTACGCTCCCCGTCGGGTTCTGTGCCCAATCCATGGGGTAAAGGTTGAATCCCTCCCCTGGGGGTATGGCAAAGAGCAAATGACGATCTCGTACCAGGTCTATCTTGCCCGGTGGGCTCGGCGACTCTCCTGGAAGGAAGTTGCCGAAATCTTTAAGACCAGTTGGGACAGCATCTTTCGGGCGGTGCAGTATGCTGTCGATTACGGCCTGGCAAACAGAAACCTTGATGGCGTTACGGAAATCGGTGTTGATGAAATTGCCGTCTTCAAGGGCCATCAGTATCTTACGATGGTCTATCAGCTCAATGCCGGCGTCAGGCGTCTTCTCTGGTGTGGTCCGCAACGTCGGATAAGAACGCTACTGCGCTTCTTTCGGGAATTCGGCAAAGAACGCAGCGCCAAGCTCAAGTATGTCTGCAGCGACATGTGGGCACCGTATCTCAAGGTTATCGCCAAGCGGGCACCCAATGCCGTGAACATCCTCGACCGCTTCCACATCATGCGGAAGTTTAACGAAGCGATTGACGAGGTTCGGCGCACCGAAGCCAAGGAGTTCAAGGCCGCCAAGCAGGAGAACGTCCTGGAAAAGGGCCGTTGGTTGCTGCTGAAACGGCCGGAAAATCTGTCCGAGAAGCAGACGTCACGATTGGGAGATTTGCTCAAGCTCAACCTCTCATCAATCAAGGCATATCTGCTGCGCGAGGACTTTCAGCAGTTCTGGGACTACCAGCGGTCTGACTTTGCTGGCAAGTTCCTCGACGACTGGGTCATCAGGACAATGCAAACTGACCTGGAACCGATGAAGAAGGTTGCCAGGATGTTACGCAACCACAAACCGATGATTCTCAACTGGTTCAAGGCAAAAGGCCGACTTTCCAGCGGCGCGGTAGAGGGTCTGAACCTCAAAGCAAAACTGACTATCAGAAAAGCGTACGGTTTCCGAACCATCAAGTGCCTGCAAGTGGCGCTATATCACACACTTGGCGACTTGCCAGAACCCCTGTGTCACCACAGATTCTGCTAA
- a CDS encoding putative sensor domain DACNV-containing protein — protein sequence MNKKLSKYSEQGILMASKHKTPSHLAHIVKNELKKRKLLAPPLVVLTELFQTLYFASLKTEESQPINCYIVYINPENPDPKPPERIVKDRWSFIPLGQRVAFSVSSLVKIAKASDPRTSSFAVYHDHNNKLFIWGLLDQGNRYFDYLNFDAESGPERPGLFQASILGIGHLAAYKGYDRIAELNVESIITEAHDVLRYGPIRKHFQPAVTKFMEKVREELGPEYYDDISGWRASFESDWVATLCRILLRMRGFHHGGALLMTPDTIYDGLNIKYNLQYDRLRTALVHRAVHQIQKDVAESEIIDILDDPEAETMPLVLHLDESISSDELNDSNSEIDGAIWFVSLLSRVDGLVLLNFDLEVKAFGVEILGSLAESVVTQGFWQVAKCVI from the coding sequence GTGAATAAGAAGTTGTCCAAATATTCAGAGCAAGGAATACTGATGGCATCTAAACATAAGACTCCCTCTCATCTCGCACATATCGTCAAAAACGAATTAAAGAAGCGTAAACTCCTTGCCCCACCTCTAGTTGTGCTTACAGAGTTATTTCAAACTCTGTATTTTGCCAGCCTGAAGACGGAAGAATCACAGCCTATTAATTGTTACATTGTTTACATCAATCCAGAAAATCCAGACCCGAAACCACCGGAACGAATCGTTAAAGATAGGTGGAGTTTTATCCCCTTGGGGCAGAGGGTAGCGTTCTCTGTTTCTTCTCTAGTCAAAATTGCCAAGGCGTCAGATCCTCGTACATCTTCATTTGCTGTTTATCACGATCATAACAACAAATTATTCATCTGGGGGCTTTTAGACCAAGGTAACAGGTACTTTGATTATTTAAATTTTGATGCGGAGAGTGGTCCTGAACGACCAGGACTTTTTCAGGCAAGCATATTAGGGATTGGGCATCTCGCTGCGTACAAGGGCTATGACAGAATAGCTGAGCTGAATGTGGAGTCAATAATAACTGAGGCTCACGACGTGCTTCGTTATGGCCCGATTAGAAAACATTTTCAACCTGCGGTAACAAAATTCATGGAAAAAGTCAGAGAAGAGTTAGGGCCTGAGTACTACGACGATATATCTGGCTGGCGTGCCTCTTTTGAATCAGATTGGGTAGCTACACTATGCAGAATACTCCTGCGTATGCGTGGTTTTCACCATGGTGGTGCATTGTTAATGACGCCAGACACCATTTATGATGGACTGAACATAAAGTACAACTTACAGTACGATAGACTTAGAACTGCACTTGTCCACAGAGCAGTTCACCAGATACAAAAGGATGTAGCAGAATCTGAGATAATTGACATACTGGATGATCCTGAAGCCGAAACTATGCCGTTGGTTCTTCATCTAGATGAAAGTATTTCAAGTGACGAGTTGAATGATAGTAACAGCGAAATAGATGGGGCAATCTGGTTTGTATCTTTGCTGTCAAGGGTTGACGGGTTGGTGCTATTAAATTTTGATCTGGAAGTTAAAGCTTTTGGTGTCGAAATCCTTGGCTCTTTAGCAGAATCTGTGGTGACACAGGGGTTCTGGCAAGTCGCCAAGTGTGTGATATAG
- a CDS encoding formate dehydrogenase accessory protein FdhE: MPRAAEKKAFVDTLCRENPEYTEVLAIFSELYAAIEGKEGETGLTVTLPESPAADRLRDGVPLISFDAIAVDREKALAFIGTVIDVMQRMGNDGGESLERLRAALAEGEADLLALLRGVLAHERRVILETALAVRIDPGLVEFAFHTPLRVALEQVAEGVDPGLYAGWNKHFCPVCGSPAAMAELVGDEGERHLSCSTCFSRWTYNQPNCPFCGNDDPEQLTHFTTGEGPHRVDICLACSQYLKTRLSPTGSAGVPPEQDDLATVLLDLLAAQEGYRRGR, translated from the coding sequence ATGCCACGAGCCGCCGAAAAGAAGGCCTTTGTCGATACGCTGTGCCGCGAGAATCCCGAGTACACCGAGGTGCTCGCCATCTTCAGCGAGTTGTATGCCGCCATCGAGGGGAAGGAGGGGGAGACCGGCCTGACGGTCACTCTGCCGGAGAGCCCTGCGGCCGACCGCTTGCGTGACGGGGTCCCTCTCATCTCCTTCGATGCCATTGCCGTTGACCGCGAGAAGGCGCTGGCGTTCATCGGCACGGTGATTGACGTGATGCAGCGGATGGGGAATGACGGCGGCGAGAGCCTGGAGCGTCTCCGGGCCGCACTTGCGGAAGGAGAGGCCGACCTGCTGGCGCTTCTGCGGGGTGTCTTGGCCCACGAGCGGAGGGTGATTCTCGAAACGGCCCTGGCGGTCCGCATCGACCCGGGGCTCGTGGAATTTGCCTTCCACACTCCCCTGAGGGTTGCCCTTGAGCAGGTGGCCGAAGGGGTCGACCCTGGGCTCTATGCCGGCTGGAACAAGCACTTCTGCCCGGTCTGCGGTTCCCCCGCCGCCATGGCCGAACTGGTGGGGGATGAGGGGGAGCGCCACCTTTCCTGCTCCACCTGTTTCAGCCGCTGGACCTACAACCAGCCAAACTGCCCCTTCTGCGGCAACGACGACCCGGAACAACTCACTCATTTCACCACGGGCGAAGGCCCTCACCGGGTTGATATCTGCCTTGCCTGCTCCCAGTACCTGAAGACCCGCCTTTCCCCCACGGGGAGCGCCGGCGTGCCGCCGGAACAGGATGACCTCGCCACCGTGCTCCTGGATCTGCTGGCGGCCCAGGAAGGGTACCGGCGGGGGAGGTGA
- a CDS encoding GAF domain-containing protein: MEDASRQGEEHNQQEREIKRLNRLYAALSQVNHAIVRIRTREELFREVTRVLVEAGKFSMVWIGQHNPATHEIKVAAQEGDETGYLNGIRIYADDRPEGRGPCGTAIREGHTYVCNDFLNDPRTLPWRESAARAGWHSVAGFPIRLGEDVCCALMVYDHEVNFFGEHEVALLEEVAQTISFGLLSLERETLRNQSEAALRRSEEKFRNIFESAPVGIFQSTIGGRFLGVNATLAGMFCYDTPEEIVGAVTDITSQLFVDPMQRTELIRSVLESATFARSEVLYRRKDGTVFIATLSMRAVRNDNGDVAFLEGFVEDITERKHAEEEILKLNTDLEQRVRNRTAELEAANSALKKEIEHRKKAQGEITRLNLDLLRQKVALETVNRELESFSYSVSHDLRAPLRHLDGFSRILEEECASKLDESGMDCLQRIRAAAMKMDTLVNALLQLSRMTRTEIDLHPVDVSAMAREIVGELAKSGPDRNVTVDIEDGVVVMADPRLLRIVMDNLLGNAWKYTSKNNDACIELGTMEVTGKRACFVRDNGAGFDMAYAGKLFGAFQRLHSEAEFEGIGIGLATVQRIIHRHGGKVWAEGQVGKGATFYFMLE; encoded by the coding sequence ATGGAAGATGCGTCGCGGCAGGGTGAAGAGCACAACCAGCAGGAGCGGGAGATAAAACGCCTCAACCGTCTCTACGCGGCCCTCAGTCAGGTTAACCATGCCATTGTCCGTATCAGGACACGGGAGGAGCTGTTCCGGGAAGTGACCCGTGTCCTGGTTGAGGCCGGCAAGTTCTCCATGGTCTGGATCGGCCAGCACAATCCCGCTACCCACGAGATCAAGGTGGCAGCCCAGGAGGGGGACGAAACCGGTTACCTGAACGGTATCCGCATCTATGCCGACGATCGCCCCGAGGGACGTGGCCCTTGCGGGACAGCCATTCGCGAGGGGCACACGTATGTCTGCAATGATTTCCTGAACGATCCGCGCACGTTGCCGTGGCGAGAGTCAGCGGCCCGAGCGGGATGGCATTCCGTCGCGGGGTTTCCCATCCGCTTGGGTGAGGACGTCTGCTGCGCCCTGATGGTGTATGACCATGAGGTGAATTTCTTCGGCGAACATGAGGTGGCGCTGCTCGAAGAGGTAGCGCAGACCATATCCTTCGGACTCCTCAGCCTTGAGCGCGAAACCCTGCGAAACCAGTCGGAAGCGGCCCTCCGCAGGTCAGAGGAAAAATTCAGGAACATCTTCGAGAGTGCGCCCGTTGGCATCTTCCAGTCCACCATTGGTGGCAGGTTTCTGGGAGTCAACGCAACCCTTGCCGGGATGTTTTGCTACGATACTCCTGAGGAAATAGTCGGCGCCGTGACCGATATTACGTCGCAGCTTTTTGTCGATCCAATGCAACGCACCGAGCTTATCCGGTCGGTCCTGGAATCGGCTACGTTTGCCCGGAGTGAGGTCTTGTACCGACGCAAGGATGGAACGGTATTTATCGCCACCCTCTCCATGAGAGCAGTGCGTAACGACAACGGTGACGTCGCTTTCCTTGAGGGGTTTGTGGAGGACATAACCGAACGGAAGCATGCGGAAGAGGAGATACTCAAACTCAACACTGACCTTGAGCAGCGGGTCAGAAACAGGACCGCCGAGCTTGAGGCGGCGAATTCCGCCTTGAAAAAGGAGATAGAGCACCGGAAGAAGGCGCAGGGAGAGATAACGCGGTTGAACCTGGATCTGTTGCGGCAGAAGGTGGCGCTGGAAACGGTCAACCGGGAGCTGGAGAGCTTTAGCTATTCGGTCTCCCACGACCTGCGCGCGCCGCTGCGCCATCTCGATGGGTTCAGCAGGATACTCGAGGAGGAGTGCGCCTCGAAACTGGACGAGTCGGGGATGGATTGTCTCCAGCGGATTCGGGCCGCCGCCATGAAGATGGACACCCTGGTCAACGCCCTCTTGCAACTGTCGCGAATGACACGCACGGAAATAGACCTGCACCCCGTCGATGTTTCGGCCATGGCCAGAGAAATCGTGGGGGAGCTTGCCAAATCCGGCCCGGACCGGAACGTGACGGTTGACATCGAAGATGGTGTCGTGGTCATGGCCGATCCCCGTCTCCTGCGGATAGTCATGGATAATCTTCTCGGTAATGCGTGGAAATACACGTCGAAGAATAATGACGCCTGCATAGAGCTCGGGACCATGGAGGTGACGGGGAAACGTGCCTGCTTTGTGCGGGACAACGGGGCCGGCTTTGATATGGCCTATGCGGGGAAGCTGTTCGGGGCATTCCAGCGGCTGCACAGCGAGGCGGAATTCGAGGGGATCGGGATCGGGTTGGCCACGGTCCAGCGTATCATCCACCGCCACGGCGGGAAGGTCTGGGCTGAAGGCCAAGTGGGGAAAGGGGCAACGTTTTATTTCATGCTGGAATGA
- the amrS gene encoding AmmeMemoRadiSam system radical SAM enzyme: MKEAMFYKRESGNRAHCGLCRHRCMIADGSRGICAVRENRGGTLYSLVYGKLVAENVDPIEKKPLFHVLPGSKSFSIATMGCNFRCHHCQNYSISQVAPKGPVAGIQQTPESVVEKALATGSRSIAYTYTEPTIFFEFAYDTARLARQAGLLNVFVTNGYITREALTAIAPYLDAANIDLKGFTEDFYRDYVHGRLSEVLDSIIEYRKQGIWIELTTLVIPGLNDSDGELKGIASFIVDNLGADTPWHVTQFYPTYKLTDRPRTPVETLRRARDIGKAAGLNYVYEGNVPGEGGENTWCPSCSALLIERYGYLIENNQIRDGRCPDCGTTIVGIGM, encoded by the coding sequence ATGAAAGAAGCCATGTTCTACAAGCGGGAGAGCGGCAACAGGGCCCACTGTGGCCTCTGCCGCCACCGGTGCATGATCGCCGACGGCTCCCGGGGCATCTGCGCGGTTCGTGAGAACCGGGGGGGTACCCTCTATTCGCTGGTCTACGGCAAGCTGGTTGCCGAGAACGTTGACCCCATCGAGAAAAAGCCCCTCTTCCACGTACTGCCGGGAAGCAAGTCATTTTCCATCGCCACGATGGGGTGTAACTTCCGCTGCCACCACTGTCAGAACTATTCCATCTCCCAGGTGGCTCCCAAAGGCCCCGTTGCCGGGATTCAACAGACACCGGAATCCGTGGTGGAAAAGGCCCTGGCAACGGGATCCCGCTCCATCGCCTATACCTACACCGAGCCCACCATCTTCTTCGAGTTCGCCTATGACACCGCCCGGCTCGCCCGCCAGGCGGGACTTCTGAATGTGTTCGTTACCAACGGCTACATCACCCGGGAGGCGCTGACGGCCATCGCCCCCTATCTGGACGCGGCCAACATCGACCTGAAGGGGTTCACGGAGGACTTCTACCGCGATTACGTCCATGGCCGCCTGTCAGAGGTTCTCGACTCCATTATCGAGTACCGGAAGCAGGGGATCTGGATCGAGCTCACCACCCTCGTCATCCCGGGTCTCAACGACTCCGACGGCGAGCTGAAGGGTATCGCCTCCTTCATCGTCGACAACCTGGGGGCCGACACCCCATGGCACGTGACCCAGTTCTACCCCACCTACAAGCTGACCGACCGTCCCCGGACGCCGGTGGAGACGCTGCGGCGGGCCCGCGACATCGGCAAGGCGGCGGGACTCAACTACGTTTATGAAGGGAATGTCCCCGGCGAGGGGGGAGAGAATACCTGGTGTCCATCCTGCTCTGCCCTGCTCATTGAGCGCTACGGCTACCTGATCGAGAATAACCAGATCCGGGACGGGAGGTGCCCCGACTGCGGCACAACCATTGTCGGCATCGGCATGTGA
- a CDS encoding TraR/DksA family transcriptional regulator, whose protein sequence is MTRMSRERQERLMELLLAEKRRLWGEVRRELFGQVGGELQSQNDLPQDVGDRGLIDTLEDTGMAVADIRRQELTRMDEALGRLKEGRYGFCDECGAEIDEGRLRVAPYAPCCISCQTRREGPSYGPGVTL, encoded by the coding sequence ATGACACGGATGTCCAGAGAGCGTCAGGAACGGCTTATGGAACTGCTGCTGGCCGAGAAGAGGCGGCTGTGGGGCGAGGTGCGGCGGGAGTTGTTCGGCCAGGTGGGAGGAGAGCTGCAGAGCCAGAACGACCTTCCCCAGGATGTGGGTGATCGGGGGCTCATCGATACGCTTGAGGACACCGGTATGGCCGTGGCTGATATTCGCCGGCAGGAACTGACCCGGATGGACGAGGCCCTGGGCCGGCTGAAGGAGGGACGTTACGGCTTCTGCGATGAGTGCGGTGCAGAAATCGACGAAGGCCGGCTCCGGGTGGCCCCCTACGCCCCCTGTTGCATCAGTTGCCAGACTCGCCGGGAAGGCCCCTCGTACGGGCCGGGCGTAACGCTCTGA
- a CDS encoding YbhB/YbcL family Raf kinase inhibitor-like protein, whose amino-acid sequence MGKRIMPWLLAGLFMAPPAAIGKEARTMSELQISSPAFTHKGAIPARFTCDGQDINPSLAFGNIPAGTKSLALIVDDPDAPVGMWVHWVMWNIPPETREIRENSVPADAIQGLNDWKKNRYGGPCPPSGTHRYFFKLYALDSKLTLAPATTKTALERAMTGHILARGELMGTYRRH is encoded by the coding sequence ATGGGTAAGCGTATCATGCCGTGGCTGCTGGCAGGCTTGTTCATGGCACCGCCGGCAGCGATCGGAAAGGAGGCACGCACCATGAGTGAACTGCAGATTTCGAGTCCGGCATTCACCCACAAGGGAGCGATCCCGGCCCGTTTCACCTGCGACGGGCAGGACATCAACCCGTCCCTGGCGTTCGGCAACATCCCGGCCGGCACCAAATCCCTTGCTCTCATCGTCGACGACCCGGACGCGCCGGTGGGAATGTGGGTCCACTGGGTGATGTGGAACATCCCCCCTGAAACGAGGGAGATCAGGGAGAACAGTGTCCCCGCCGACGCCATCCAGGGGCTCAATGACTGGAAGAAAAACCGCTACGGCGGCCCCTGCCCCCCGTCGGGGACCCACCGCTACTTCTTCAAGCTCTACGCCCTCGACTCGAAACTCACCCTGGCGCCGGCCACCACCAAAACCGCGCTGGAACGAGCCATGACGGGGCACATCCTGGCGCGGGGAGAGCTGATGGGGACCTATCGCAGGCACTAA
- a CDS encoding carboxymuconolactone decarboxylase family protein, with the protein MRIEYVKVVPDVYRAMMCLEHQVEKSGLESPLLDLIKMRASQINGCAYCIDMHSKDARARGETEQRLYELDAWRESPFYTEREQAALAWTEALTLVTNGHVPNGVYEEARKQFTDVELVNLTLAVVAINGWNRLGIAFRSVPGGYHPASGLSR; encoded by the coding sequence ATGCGAATCGAATATGTCAAAGTGGTGCCTGACGTATACAGAGCGATGATGTGTCTAGAACATCAGGTCGAAAAGAGCGGTCTGGAAAGCCCACTGCTCGACCTGATAAAGATGCGGGCATCGCAGATCAATGGTTGTGCCTATTGCATCGACATGCATTCGAAGGATGCCCGGGCGCGAGGTGAAACCGAGCAGCGGCTTTACGAACTGGATGCCTGGCGGGAATCACCGTTTTACACTGAGCGGGAACAGGCTGCATTGGCCTGGACCGAAGCTCTGACGTTAGTCACCAATGGTCATGTACCTAATGGGGTTTATGAGGAAGCCCGGAAACAGTTCACCGATGTTGAGCTTGTTAACCTCACGCTTGCCGTCGTCGCAATAAATGGTTGGAACCGCTTGGGGATCGCCTTTCGTTCTGTCCCTGGCGGGTACCATCCTGCCAGCGGCCTCTCACGGTGA
- a CDS encoding antibiotic biosynthesis monooxygenase family protein, with the protein MFVVIVNFPPIKAGKETEFQQWFASSNQVFSGFEGFVRRRLLKSVEGETYAAIVEFETRAAFQAMHNSPVHDMYGEQVMPLFDGRPVPAFYEVIAG; encoded by the coding sequence ATGTTTGTTGTCATAGTTAACTTTCCGCCAATCAAGGCGGGCAAAGAGACAGAATTCCAGCAATGGTTTGCGTCGTCGAACCAAGTGTTTTCCGGATTCGAGGGTTTTGTTCGGAGGAGGCTCCTGAAGTCGGTGGAAGGCGAGACCTATGCCGCCATCGTTGAATTTGAAACCCGGGCTGCCTTCCAAGCCATGCACAACAGCCCCGTTCACGACATGTACGGTGAACAAGTCATGCCATTGTTTGATGGTAGACCTGTCCCTGCCTTCTACGAGGTGATCGCCGGATAG